Proteins from one Colias croceus chromosome 22, ilColCroc2.1 genomic window:
- the LOC123701824 gene encoding ubiquitin carboxyl-terminal hydrolase 20 — protein sequence MDKGVTCEHLNTLVNVLEQELWQSKENLACFDCGCPGPNLWICLQPDCHHIGCSEVNNDHSTKHQKNLPLHCVHMNVSTERIWCYLCEKEVHIRAALTQARMSADSTTIEDMAVSTRLGSVGISVNDDDLEVEDTEYDDEQRPRGLVGLQNMGNTCYMNAALQALSNTQPLTSYFMECAAAVSVLAADKKPGLSRAYQKLIKEMWSRKTRGYVVPNGILYGIRHVHPMFRGYQQHDTQEFLRCFMDQLHEELKEPVWDNTPEDKLVTESEGEPQENRTLHIRRRAVSSGASDAPYFARMRRKSPASYNEPRHDGYLRIRQQSESMGSRHRRSASFAGTHHFTYNVLTQQVNGPTKDWNQREAGSESELSGSSETEERYETCSSGHSDAPESLQHTKSSSGSVCGGGGDGTNRGVRYRSIVSDVFDGKLLSSVQCLICNRVSTRVETFQDLSLPIPSREHLAVLRCQQPILNHPHVSQESWLWWLVSWLRSWFYGPVVSLQDCLAAFFSADELKGDNMYSCSRCNKLRNGIKMSGVIKLPEVLCVHLKRFRHELMFSAKVAARVSFPINDLNMAPYTHKECTSKISRYSLCAVICHAGTAGGGHYTCIARANNNNNSNNNSDDNWYTFDDAAISPVPVQHLATCEAYVLFYRKVNPQMAILRQKAAEILESSRNEPNDIKFYISRQWINKFNTWAEPGPIDNSDFVCSHGGVRAERAAHLHALAARLPQPLWEFLHRHFGGGPAVSHAHECGTCVRAQHKLRARRETELAAFAELHASFQEQDHPQSIYAISMAWFRQWQAFVRNKARRPPPPVDNAPILHQQEIDGTIKCTLKPGSDHAQLSEELWRFFIDIYGGGPEVRLKSPLESLPDNERTRKLSRKYSESDREEYCTKSNSEMNIRDSVHSELQKNQSLQNISRRYRVRTDSDDEVNYRHSFLYKKHEPNGNYDSDEDMALNTIRLENGIDSSDHDAHDIVCKTDSELPANKKRPGKVRKNKRRTVK from the exons ATGGATAAAGGCGTGACGTGTGAACATCTCAATACACTTGTTAACGTGCTGGAACAGGAATTATGGCAGTCAAAAgag AACCTAGCGTGTTTCGATTGTGGATGCCCGGGACCAAATCTATGGATATGCCTCCAACCTGACTGTCATCATATCGGCTGCTCTGAAGTTAACAATGACCACAGCACAAAGCACCAAAAG AATTTACCACTGCATTGTGTTCATATGAACGTATCCACGGAACGAATATGGTGTTACTTGTGCGAGAAAGAGGTCCACATCAGAGCTGCCTTGACACAGGCCAGG ATGAGCGCAGATTCAACAACAATAGAAGATATGGCGGTTAGTACAAGGCTAGGGTCGGTTGGTATCAGTGTGAACGATGATGACCTGGAGGTGGAGGACACAGAGTATGATGATGAGCAGCGGCCTAGAG GTCTAGTAGGGCTCCAGAACATGGGCAACACGTGTTACATGAACGCTGCGTTACAAGCCCTCAGTAATACGCAGCCTCTGACGTCATACTTTATGGAATGTGCCGCGGCGGTATCAGTGCTGGCCGCTGACAAGAAGCCGGGGTTGAGTCG TGCATaccaaaaattaataaaagagaTGTGGAGCAGGAAGACAAGAGGCTATGTTGTACCTAATGGTATTCTCTACGGGATACGACAT gtACACCCGATGTTCCGTGGTTATCAACAGCATGACACGCAAGAGTTCTTGCGGTGTTTCATGGACCAGTTGCACGAAGAATTGAAAGAGCcg GTATGGGACAACACGCCGGAAGATAAGCTAGTGACAGAATCGGAAGGTGAACCGCAAGAAAATAGGACGTTGCATATACGGCGGAGAGCTGTATCTTCCGGAG CCAGTGACGCGCCATACTTCGCGCGCATGAGACGGAAATCACCCGCGTCCTACAATGAGCCCAGACATGATGGATATTTGAG aaTACGCCAGCAGTCAGAGAGTATGGGATCGCGGCACCGACGCTCGGCCAGTTTTGCTGGCACGCACCATTTCACGTACAACGTGCTCACACAGCAAGTTaatg GTCCAACAAAAGACTGGAACCAGAGGGAGGCGGGTTCCGAATCGGAATTATCCGGTTCGAGCGAAACCGAAGAACGCTACGAGACGTGTTCTAGCGGGCACAGTGATGCGCCGGAGTCGTTGCAACATAC CAAATCAAGTTCAGGAAGCGTGTGCGGTGGTGGTGGGGATGGGACCAACCGTGGTGTGAGATACCGTAGTATCGTGTCCGACGTGTTTGATGGCAAGCTGCTGTCGTCTGTGCAGTGTCTTATATGTAATAGG GTATCAACGCGTGTAGAAACCTTCCAGGACCTATCCCTACCGATACCTTCAAGGGAACACTTAGCTGTGCTTAGATGTCAGCAGCCGATACTTAACCATCCGCATGTGTCTCAAGAGAGTTGG CTATGGTGGCTAGTAAGCTGGCTAAGATCGTGGTTCTACGGCCCCGTCGTGTCGCTACAAGATTGTCTCGCGGCTTTCTTCAGTGCGGACGAACTTAAGGGCgataatatgtatag CTGTTCCCGTTGCAACAAACTCCGCAACGGTATCAAGATGTCCGGCGTGATCAAGTTACCGGAAGTGCTGTGTGTGCACCTCAAGCGCTTCCGGCACGAGCTGATGTTCAGCGCTAAGGTCGCTGCGAGGGTCTCGTTTCCGATCAACGATTTGAATATGGCGCCGTATACGCATAAAG AATGCACATCGAAAATAAGTCGCTACTCCCTCTGCGCGGTTATATGCCACGCGGGCACGGCTGGCGGCGGCCATTACACTTGCATAGCTCGTgccaacaacaacaacaacagcaACAACAACAGCGACGACAACTGGTACACGTTCGACGACGCGGCGATATCGCCGGTGCCGGTGCAGCACCTGGCCACGTGCGAGGCGTACGTGCTGTTCTATAG gaAAGTAAATCCGCAAATGGCGATACTGCGACAGAAGGCGGCGGAAATATTGGAGTCGTCGCGGAATGAGCCCAAcgatattaagttttatatatcCAGACAGTGGATTAATAA GTTCAACACGTGGGCGGAGCCGGGGCCGATAGACAACAGCGACTTCGTGTGCTCGCACGGCGGCGTGCGGGCGGAGCGCGCGGCGCACCTGCACGCGCTCGCCGCGCGCCTGCCGCAGCCGCTGTGGGAGTTCCTGCACCGCCA TTTCGGCGGTGGGCCGGCGGTGTCCCACGCCCACGAGTGCGGCACGTGCGTGCGCGCACAGCACAAGCTGCGTGCTAGAAGAGAGACGGAGTTAGCCGCGTTCGCCGAATTGCACGCTAGCTTCCAG GAACAGGATCATCCGCAGTCGATATACGCGATCAGCATGGCGTGGTTCCGTCAGTGGCAGGCGTTCGTGCGAAACAAGGCGCGCCGCCCACCGCCCCCCGTTGACAACGCGCCCATACTGCACCAGcag GAGATCGACGGCACGATAAAGTGCACGCTGAAACCGGGCTCCGACCACGCGCAACTCAGCGAGGAACTGTGGCGGTTCTTCATTGACATATACGGCGGCGGGCCAGAAGTGCGGCTTAAATCACCGCTCGAGTCTCTGCCAGACAACGAGCGGACGAGGAAACTGTCCAGGAAGTACTCGGAATCCGACAGAGAGGAGTACTGCACGAAATCCAACTCGGAAATGAACATACGTGACTCCGTACACAGTGAATTGCAAAAGAACCAATCGTTGCAAAATATCAGCAGGCGGTACAGAGTACGCACGGACTCGGACGACGAAGTCAACTACCGACACTCGTTCCTATATAAGAAACATGAACCAAACGGCAACTATGACTCGGATGAAGACATGGCCCTTAACACGATACGACTGGAAAACGGTATAGACAGTTCCGATCACGACGCGCACGATATCGTGTGTAAAACGGACTCGGAGCTACCGGCCAACAAGAAGAGACCGGGCAAAGTGAGGAAAAACAAACGGCGGACGGTTAAATGA
- the LOC123701846 gene encoding uncharacterized protein LOC123701846, with protein sequence MFNVHEIEAQNCTKLQNKNKEYPLLLIMTSASSSSARSLFAESKQRLAERVQVNMNNITSLARQIQRGSKSNEHLMKAARDTASTEPLMESTEANLKKMQLISVHMGYQYESILKSAQILSEAGEQAANLHR encoded by the exons ATGTTCAATGTTCATGAGATTGAAGCACAAAATTGCAcaaaattgcaaaataaaaataaagagtaCCCGCTTCTGCTAATAATGACTTCAGCATCGTCTAGCAGTGCTCGATCTCTATTTGCAGAATCTAAACAGCGTCTTGCTGAGAGAGTACAAGTTAATATGAACAACATAACATCACTTGCACGACAGATTCAACGAGGATCGAAATCAAACgaa CATTTGATGAAAGCAGCAAGAGACACAGCATCGACAGAGCCGTTAATGGAGAGTACAGAGGCAAACTTAAAGAAAATGCAACTAATTTCGGTGCACATGGGATACCAGTATGAAAGTATATTGAAATCGGCTCAAATACTGTCAGAAGCAGGCGAACAAGCTGCTAATTTGCATAGATGA